Part of the Streptomyces sp. WMMC500 genome is shown below.
TCGTGCCCGAGGCGCTGGCGTACGTCTTCGCGGTCGCGGCGGCCGGCGGCTTCCTCGCCGTGGGCTGGGTACGGGCCCGCAGCCGGCGCCGCGCCGGGCTGTCGTCGGCGTCGATGCAGTGGCTCGGGCTGCAGGCGGGACTGCTGGCCGCGGCGCTGCTGTTCACGGTCTACTACCTGAACCGCACCCGCGGCGTCCCCTGGATGTTCATGCTCTTCGTCAGCCTGGTGCTGATGGTGCACTACGTGCTCACCAAGACGAAGTTCGGCCGGTCCCTGTACGCGGTGGGCGGCAACGCGGAGGCAGCGCGCCGGGCCGGCATCAACGTCCGCGCCGTCTACACCTCCGCGTTCGTCATGTGCTCCGCGCTCGCCGCGACCGGCGGCGTGCTCGCCGCGGCGCGGCTGGCGGCGGCGAACCAGTCCACCGGCACCGCGGACGTCAACCTCAACGCCATCGCCGCCGCGGTCATCGGCGGCACCAGCCTCTTCGGCGGCCGCGGTTCGGCGTTCGCCGCGCTGCTGGGCGTGCTGGTCATCCAGTCGATCTCCAGCGGTCTGACGCTGCTCAACCTCGACTCCTCGTACCGCTTCATCATCACGGGCCTGGTGCTGCTCGTCGCCGTCGCCCTCGACTCCGCGGCCCGCCGCTCGCGACAGGCGCACGGAAGGGGCTGACGACATGGGGGCAGCGGACAGGACCGCGATCGCGATCGACGCCGGCACCACCGTCGTGAAGGTCGTCGGCTACGGCCCGGACGGTGCGGAGCTGACCATCGCCCGGCGCCCGACCCGGGTGACGCGGCCCCGGCCGGGCTGGGCCGAGCAGGACATGACGGAGGTGTGGGACGCGGTGGCCTCCGCCGTACGGGAGGTGGCCGCCGCGCTGCCCGAGCCGCCCGCGTTCGTCGCGGTGACCGGGCAGGGTGACGGGGCCTGGCTGGTCGACGGCGCGGGCCGGCCCACCGGGCCCGCGGTGCTGTGGAACGACGGCCGCGCCGCCGGCGTCGTCGGCGACTGGGAGAGGGACGGGACCGTCGACGAGGCGTTCCGCATCTGCGGCTCGCGGCTGTCCACGGGCATGCCGAACGCCGTGCTGGCGTGGCTGCGCACGCACGACCCGGACCGCGTCGACCGCTCCCGGCACCTGCTGACCTGCGGCGGCTGGCTGTTCTACAAGCTCGCTCGACAGCCCGCCATCGATGAGTCGGAGGCCGCCGCCCCCTTCCTCGACATCGCCGCGCGCACCTGGTCGGACCGCCTCTTCGAGCTGTACGGGGTGGAGTGGGCCCGCGATCTGCTGCCGCCGCTGCGCGACGACGACCACCGCGTCACCCCGCTCGACGCCGCCGCCGGCGCCGAGACCGGGCTGCCCGAGGGAATCCCCGTGGTGCTCGCGCCGTACGACATCTGCGCCACGGCGATCGGCTCCGGGGCGGTCAGCGCGGGCCGCGCGTGCACCATCCTCGGCACCACGCTCTCCACGGAGATCGTCACCGACGCCCCCCCGGACAACGGTGCCGCCGGCCCGGCCGACGGCGCCGCCGGCGCGCCCGTGGGCATCACCGTCCCGCTCGGCGTCCCCGGCCACTACCTGCGCGCCTTCCCCACCATGAGCGGCGGCGACATGCTCGACTGGGGCGCCCGGCTGCTCGGGCTCTCCTCGGCCGCCGAGCTGATGGAGCTGGCCGAGCGCGGGGCGGAGGACACCGCCGGAGTGCGGTTCATGCCGTACCTCTCCCCCGCCGGTGAGCGCGCCCCGTTCTTCGACCCGGCCGCCCGCGGCTCGCTGACCGGCCTGTCGCTGGACAGCGGCCGGGAGGACGTGGCGCGCGCGGTGGTGGAGGGGGTCACCCTGGCCATCCGCGACTGCCTCGCCGCCTCCCCCGCCGCGCCCGGCCTGCTGACGCTCAGCGGCGGCGGCACCCGCAGCGCTTTCTGGATGCGGCTGATCTGCGATGTCACGGGCGTGCCCGTGGCGATCCCCGCCGACACCGAGATCGGCGCCCGCGGCGCGTGGCTGACCGGCGCCGTCGCCACCGGCCGGGAGCCGGACTTCGCGACGGCGGCGGCCCGTCAGGTGCGCATCGCCGCGTCGTACGAACCGGACCCCGCCCGCGCCGCCGACGGCCGCTACGCCGCGTTCCTGCGCCTGCGGGAGCTGCACGAGCCGGTGTGGGCGCTGGGCCGCGAGCGGGCGGCCGGCGCGGACGGACCCGCGCGCTCCGGTGGAGCCGGCGCATGACCGACCCGGCTCCGGACGCCTGGCTCGGCATCGACCTCGGCACCCAGGGCGTCCGCGCGGTGGCCGCCGACTCCGCGGGGCGGTTGCTC
Proteins encoded:
- a CDS encoding sugar ABC transporter permease — encoded protein: MTSLDTPLSKTADLQDERLSTPRGIGDSIRAAVRRTRDGDLGMLPVVAGILVIWTIFQSLNQTFLSSTNLVNLTFEMVPLGVIALGIVCVLLVGQIDLSVGSVSGVSAAATAVVMVKHEQPMVLALAVAVAGGCVIGWLYGQILNRFGVPSFVVTLGGLLAFLGVQLWLLRDQNAINIPFDSPLVKFAQVWFVPEALAYVFAVAAAGGFLAVGWVRARSRRRAGLSSASMQWLGLQAGLLAAALLFTVYYLNRTRGVPWMFMLFVSLVLMVHYVLTKTKFGRSLYAVGGNAEAARRAGINVRAVYTSAFVMCSALAATGGVLAAARLAAANQSTGTADVNLNAIAAAVIGGTSLFGGRGSAFAALLGVLVIQSISSGLTLLNLDSSYRFIITGLVLLVAVALDSAARRSRQAHGRG
- a CDS encoding FGGY-family carbohydrate kinase, with translation MGAADRTAIAIDAGTTVVKVVGYGPDGAELTIARRPTRVTRPRPGWAEQDMTEVWDAVASAVREVAAALPEPPAFVAVTGQGDGAWLVDGAGRPTGPAVLWNDGRAAGVVGDWERDGTVDEAFRICGSRLSTGMPNAVLAWLRTHDPDRVDRSRHLLTCGGWLFYKLARQPAIDESEAAAPFLDIAARTWSDRLFELYGVEWARDLLPPLRDDDHRVTPLDAAAGAETGLPEGIPVVLAPYDICATAIGSGAVSAGRACTILGTTLSTEIVTDAPPDNGAAGPADGAAGAPVGITVPLGVPGHYLRAFPTMSGGDMLDWGARLLGLSSAAELMELAERGAEDTAGVRFMPYLSPAGERAPFFDPAARGSLTGLSLDSGREDVARAVVEGVTLAIRDCLAASPAAPGLLTLSGGGTRSAFWMRLICDVTGVPVAIPADTEIGARGAWLTGAVATGREPDFATAAARQVRIAASYEPDPARAADGRYAAFLRLRELHEPVWALGRERAAGADGPARSGGAGA